The Methanomassiliicoccales archaeon genome includes a region encoding these proteins:
- a CDS encoding NTPase, protein MASSSKIKKNFLITGPPGIGKTTVITKVAKTLENECGGFYTTEVRIKGIRKGFEIITLDGMSGILADVSLSNVPKVGKYGVNLEDIDQVAVASIRKAMMTKNIVIIDEIGKMEVLSPLFRSAVIAALDSPKPVIGTIAERGDPFFDAIREREDVEILVVSLGNRDDLPGFIIQRLRKFLSTDDQ, encoded by the coding sequence ATGGCATCTAGCTCTAAAATCAAAAAGAACTTCCTGATCACGGGCCCACCAGGCATTGGCAAGACGACTGTCATAACAAAAGTCGCAAAAACTCTTGAAAACGAATGTGGTGGGTTTTACACGACTGAGGTGAGAATAAAAGGGATCAGAAAAGGATTTGAGATCATCACATTGGACGGAATGAGCGGTATTCTTGCTGATGTCTCTCTGTCTAATGTGCCAAAAGTTGGCAAATACGGCGTCAATCTCGAAGACATTGACCAGGTTGCAGTCGCATCCATCCGGAAAGCAATGATGACTAAGAATATCGTGATCATTGACGAGATCGGAAAGATGGAAGTCCTATCGCCATTATTCAGATCTGCGGTAATCGCGGCACTTGACTCTCCGAAGCCTGTCATTGGGACGATTGCAGAGAGGGGCGATCCTTTTTTCGACGCGATCAGAGAAAGAGAGGATGTCGAGATTCTTGTTGTTTCCCTGGGCAACCGTGATGATCTACCGGGTTTCATCATTCAACGGCTGCGAAAGTTTTTATCTACCGATGATCAATAG
- a CDS encoding YkgJ family cysteine cluster protein — translation MARYIRKGICNRCGDCCKPRFEIDEEARKFYAENGLPENGQCQFLALIGGEWTCTIYSRRPPFCAAFPWHPDQLKGLPRCSYYFVIEDQD, via the coding sequence GTGGCGCGGTACATCAGGAAGGGTATCTGCAATCGTTGCGGCGATTGTTGTAAGCCGCGATTCGAAATCGATGAAGAAGCAAGAAAATTCTATGCTGAAAATGGTCTGCCAGAGAACGGACAATGTCAATTTCTTGCATTGATCGGGGGCGAATGGACATGCACGATTTACTCAAGGAGGCCCCCATTTTGTGCCGCATTCCCGTGGCATCCAGATCAACTTAAGGGACTCCCGAGGTGCTCCTATTATTTCGTAATAGAAGATCAGGATTAG
- a CDS encoding HD domain-containing protein — protein MEIKQLKKRFIRDLVVGEEIDDLFSIKYKKPPRRYAGGFAFELRISDRTGQMNLKYWGTGDEETIRELYDSLKNGDVIRVRGVVCEYKDVMEIGVNAESDDSISVVQPGFYDIKDFVAISDKDLDQMMSTINSFIKKVENSFLRSLLSTFFSDELFVEQFKHAPASISIHGNWVGGLLEHTLRVTQICEFLSRLYQNLDRDLLITGAVLHDIGKIEEYRIKTSIEETDDGMLRGHLVIGSEMVSRACDSIPDFPENLKIKTCHILLSHHGKPELGSPRTPMFPEAAAVSLADDMDSRIEQYIRAKEEASTDDNWFWSKRLGSVYLR, from the coding sequence ATGGAGATCAAGCAGTTGAAAAAGCGATTTATTAGGGATCTTGTTGTTGGCGAAGAGATCGACGATCTTTTTTCAATTAAATACAAGAAACCGCCCCGCCGATATGCAGGAGGATTTGCGTTCGAGTTACGTATTTCTGATAGAACTGGCCAGATGAATTTGAAATACTGGGGAACGGGTGACGAAGAGACGATTCGGGAGCTTTATGACAGCCTCAAGAACGGTGATGTCATCAGGGTGCGAGGCGTGGTATGTGAATATAAGGATGTTATGGAGATCGGTGTTAATGCTGAAAGTGATGACTCCATCTCCGTGGTTCAGCCAGGTTTTTATGATATAAAGGATTTTGTTGCTATCAGTGACAAAGACCTTGATCAAATGATGTCAACTATCAACTCTTTCATTAAGAAAGTTGAAAATTCATTTCTTCGATCTCTTTTATCGACCTTCTTTTCGGATGAGTTATTTGTTGAGCAATTCAAGCATGCACCAGCGTCTATATCGATCCATGGTAATTGGGTAGGAGGACTGCTTGAGCATACATTGCGTGTCACGCAAATATGTGAGTTCCTGTCAAGATTATACCAAAATCTCGATCGCGATCTACTCATTACTGGTGCGGTGCTTCATGATATTGGAAAGATCGAGGAATACCGCATCAAAACGAGCATCGAGGAAACGGACGATGGAATGCTTCGCGGGCATCTTGTCATCGGATCTGAAATGGTTTCGAGGGCGTGTGATTCGATTCCTGACTTCCCTGAAAACCTCAAGATCAAGACTTGTCACATTCTGTTGAGCCATCATGGAAAACCTGAACTGGGATCACCAAGGACGCCGATGTTTCCTGAAGCCGCAGCGGTTTCACTCGCCGATGACATGGATTCCCGCATCGAGCAGTATATCCGAGCGAAAGAGGAAGCGTCTACAGATGACAATTGGTTTTGGAGTAAGAGGCTCGGGTCAGTCTATCTTCGCTAA
- a CDS encoding DUF45 domain-containing protein, translating into MRLLGDATLERVINAVGKEYGYGQIRAQFYPFKELKGTWIRRGSQLSLRISDYMCWADEEIIEDFARSLFCRIKSRNRKESYGETFKNWIQSREFVEKNRPIYLQRSRNLKLSPLGSTFNLEEIRRQLEETGLVRERPDAYLTWTINGNKSRVGCCSVIMKVIAISSLLDSPSVPPIVPAYVLYHELLHLEMSSEQLFAGHGPEFRRREKMFPEWNEAELWLKKIAKGRVACGSMLLTGDI; encoded by the coding sequence TTGAGATTATTGGGCGATGCAACCCTTGAGAGGGTCATAAATGCGGTCGGTAAAGAATACGGTTATGGTCAGATCAGAGCACAATTTTACCCGTTTAAGGAGTTGAAGGGTACCTGGATAAGAAGAGGATCGCAGCTCTCTCTTCGCATATCCGATTATATGTGTTGGGCAGATGAAGAGATTATCGAAGATTTTGCCCGCTCACTCTTTTGCAGAATAAAATCGAGGAACAGGAAAGAATCATACGGAGAAACGTTCAAGAACTGGATCCAGTCCAGAGAGTTTGTTGAGAAGAATCGCCCGATCTATCTTCAGCGCAGCAGAAATCTCAAGTTATCACCATTGGGCTCCACGTTCAATTTGGAAGAGATTCGTCGCCAGCTTGAGGAAACCGGACTTGTCAGAGAGCGGCCAGATGCATATCTTACGTGGACGATCAATGGTAATAAAAGCCGTGTTGGATGTTGTAGCGTTATCATGAAGGTGATAGCGATTAGTTCGCTGCTAGATTCCCCGTCTGTACCACCGATCGTTCCCGCTTACGTCCTTTACCATGAACTGTTACATCTTGAGATGAGTTCTGAGCAGCTTTTTGCCGGTCATGGACCAGAATTCAGGAGGCGAGAGAAAATGTTTCCTGAATGGAATGAGGCAGAACTTTGGTTGAAGAAAATTGCTAAGGGTAGAGTGGCTTGCGGAAGCATGTTATTGACTGGGGATATTTGA
- a CDS encoding DUF429 domain-containing protein produces MHFIGIDLGWKMNPPRDKGTAICLLTSRGRVEKIELVTSDEEIIDKATEKNHTWLGIDAPLIIPDRSGLRECERTLFSKGIRLLPTNRVFFERKFGGCRGETIALKLLSQGFKFPDQSFDEKMVLFEIYPYGLLHIVTNGNVPSYKRGDERKRRKEALRALYLAKRWEPSLEIPSELKAEINCASKRDLASVMDKIDALLGAVCVYSHWRNRGRRTESIGNNDDGFILLPKQEAVD; encoded by the coding sequence GTGCACTTCATCGGTATCGATCTTGGATGGAAGATGAATCCTCCACGGGATAAGGGAACAGCTATTTGCCTACTAACTTCTAGAGGTCGAGTTGAAAAGATCGAGCTTGTGACATCTGATGAAGAGATTATCGATAAAGCCACTGAGAAGAATCATACTTGGCTAGGGATTGATGCACCGCTGATCATCCCAGATCGTAGTGGGTTAAGGGAGTGTGAGAGGACACTTTTCTCGAAAGGCATTCGACTCTTACCAACGAATCGCGTTTTTTTCGAACGAAAATTCGGTGGTTGCCGTGGGGAGACCATAGCATTGAAATTATTGTCGCAGGGTTTCAAGTTTCCAGATCAATCTTTTGATGAGAAAATGGTTCTATTCGAAATCTATCCTTATGGCTTGCTCCACATCGTTACAAATGGAAATGTCCCATCATATAAGAGGGGAGATGAACGCAAAAGGCGTAAAGAAGCCCTTCGGGCTCTCTATCTCGCGAAACGATGGGAGCCTTCATTAGAAATTCCTTCAGAATTGAAGGCAGAAATTAATTGCGCGTCTAAGAGAGATCTGGCAAGTGTTATGGATAAGATCGATGCACTTTTAGGCGCAGTATGCGTGTATTCGCATTGGAGAAATAGGGGGCGCCGCACTGAGTCTATTGGAAACAATGACGACGGTTTTATTCTTCTTCCGAAGCAGGAGGCGGTCGATTGA
- a CDS encoding amino acid permease, with amino-acid sequence MADKEGSGPSSVEVTLRRDLGLLEVLMIGIGPNIGSTIFVLVGIAIGIAGPAILLALVLNFIITLLTAMSYAELSSAFPETGGGYMWIKEALFPPMGFLGGWMSWVGHCIACAVYALGFGLGVSAIFAQYGISLIGLSSETISKLFAVGISIFFIFLNYRGVKGAGRSEVIISVMLIGIIGIYMIFCIIALLSGNGVQDAFEPFIPMGYMSIATSMGFTFMIFEGYEIVAQTGEEAKDPERTVPRAMFLCITISAILFIAITALTIAVMGWEPIAQLASIGKGQEALVVASQKVVPVLGGAIISVGIIIGSIAAVNSVIFSSSRVSFAMGRDGNLPTVFGRLNRKNHTPSVAIFLSGGIIIFASAFLPIAQVAAVADILILLLFILVNISAIALRWKRPDAKRHFLIPLFPILPLIAIGAKVFLAASLFNFEPLAWYIALAVIYSGLLIHYFAKGRKEIEKIEVPARMLLTPEELRKFRVMIPVDDPRNVGLIDLGCIVASKNHGEILLTNIVEVPTAVPIDAVDKKIVEERKKMLEKLKVYAELRGVPTRALVSVSHDIVTAIIDTAKEEEANMIILGWKGYTRTKKRIFGRKLDDILRGTPCDVIVMRDEEKLRPENILVLSGGLWHVSKATEIAAEIARVSAARVTILNVIVDERYRLKAIEYSKRLMEIVKSAGVQVITKEIRPETIIGGVVAESMDYDLLVIGVGVKRRWKKFVFGPTQDKIVQNAKCPVLIYERVASREPTEHSAGSDGQDK; translated from the coding sequence ATGGCCGACAAAGAAGGCTCAGGGCCGTCAAGCGTAGAGGTCACATTGCGAAGGGACCTCGGACTTTTGGAAGTCTTAATGATAGGAATCGGGCCGAATATCGGTTCGACAATCTTCGTTCTTGTTGGCATCGCCATCGGGATTGCAGGCCCCGCAATCCTTCTCGCCCTCGTCCTCAATTTCATTATCACGCTCCTTACAGCGATGTCGTATGCCGAACTTTCAAGTGCTTTCCCAGAGACTGGCGGCGGATACATGTGGATTAAGGAAGCACTTTTCCCTCCGATGGGTTTTCTGGGTGGATGGATGTCGTGGGTAGGCCATTGCATCGCTTGCGCTGTTTACGCGTTAGGTTTTGGCCTCGGAGTAAGTGCGATCTTCGCCCAATACGGTATCTCCCTTATCGGCCTCTCTTCTGAAACAATCTCGAAGCTCTTCGCTGTCGGCATCTCGATTTTCTTTATCTTTCTCAATTACCGTGGTGTAAAAGGAGCCGGGAGATCTGAGGTCATCATCTCGGTGATGCTCATCGGTATCATTGGGATCTACATGATTTTCTGTATCATCGCATTACTGAGCGGCAACGGAGTACAAGACGCGTTTGAACCATTTATCCCAATGGGCTACATGAGTATTGCGACTTCAATGGGCTTTACTTTCATGATCTTTGAAGGCTACGAAATCGTTGCACAAACTGGTGAGGAAGCAAAGGATCCTGAGAGAACAGTTCCACGCGCGATGTTTCTCTGTATCACCATCAGCGCCATTCTCTTCATCGCGATCACCGCGCTGACGATTGCAGTTATGGGATGGGAACCGATTGCTCAGTTAGCCTCGATCGGAAAGGGGCAGGAGGCGCTCGTCGTAGCCTCCCAAAAGGTCGTTCCTGTTCTCGGCGGGGCGATTATATCAGTGGGTATAATCATTGGGTCAATCGCTGCCGTAAACTCCGTGATCTTCTCATCTTCACGCGTCTCCTTTGCTATGGGGCGCGACGGCAATCTGCCAACGGTTTTTGGAAGACTCAATCGAAAGAATCATACGCCATCGGTTGCCATCTTCCTAAGTGGCGGTATTATTATATTTGCTTCAGCCTTCTTGCCGATTGCACAAGTCGCTGCCGTCGCTGACATCCTGATATTGCTTCTTTTCATACTCGTCAATATATCGGCAATTGCATTGAGATGGAAAAGACCGGATGCGAAAAGACATTTTTTGATTCCACTCTTTCCAATCTTGCCACTTATTGCGATTGGAGCTAAAGTCTTTTTGGCCGCGTCCCTTTTCAATTTTGAACCTCTTGCGTGGTATATTGCCCTTGCTGTGATTTATTCTGGGCTTCTCATTCATTACTTTGCAAAGGGGCGTAAAGAAATTGAAAAAATCGAAGTTCCAGCCAGGATGCTGCTAACTCCAGAGGAGTTGAGAAAATTCAGGGTTATGATACCCGTCGATGATCCAAGGAACGTCGGACTGATCGACCTGGGGTGTATTGTTGCCTCAAAGAATCACGGGGAGATTCTCCTCACCAATATTGTTGAAGTACCGACGGCTGTCCCCATTGACGCGGTCGACAAGAAAATCGTTGAGGAAAGGAAAAAAATGCTGGAAAAACTCAAAGTGTACGCTGAGCTGAGAGGCGTCCCCACCAGGGCGCTTGTTTCCGTATCCCACGATATTGTCACCGCGATCATCGACACAGCGAAGGAAGAAGAGGCCAATATGATCATTCTTGGTTGGAAAGGGTATACGAGAACGAAGAAGAGGATTTTCGGGAGAAAATTGGATGACATTTTGAGAGGAACGCCTTGCGACGTGATTGTGATGAGAGATGAAGAGAAACTGAGGCCCGAGAATATCTTGGTTTTATCGGGAGGATTATGGCACGTAAGCAAGGCAACAGAGATTGCGGCAGAGATTGCAAGGGTGAGCGCCGCGAGGGTCACAATACTCAATGTTATAGTGGACGAACGCTACCGGCTAAAGGCAATCGAATATTCTAAGCGCTTGATGGAAATAGTTAAATCCGCCGGGGTGCAGGTGATCACCAAAGAAATCAGACCGGAGACGATCATCGGTGGGGTCGTTGCAGAGTCAATGGATTATGACCTCCTCGTGATCGGTGTCGGTGTGAAGAGGCGCTGGAAGAAGTTTGTCTTCGGACCGACTCAAGATAAGATTGTTCAAAACGCGAAATGCCCTGTGCTCATTTATGAAAGGGTAGCGAGCAGAGAACCAACGGAACACTCTGCCGGGTCTGACGGACAAGATAAATGA
- a CDS encoding UxaA family hydrolase — MKRKAIKINEKDNVATALTDIQSGEIVVIKGVKEEEVKVVQDIPFGHKIALMYIPEGSEIIKYGEVIGRATSGIKKGEHVHVHNVESLRGRGDLSKVDAAE, encoded by the coding sequence ATGAAACGAAAGGCAATTAAGATCAATGAAAAAGACAATGTGGCAACGGCACTAACCGATATCCAATCAGGCGAAATAGTTGTGATTAAAGGGGTAAAAGAGGAGGAGGTCAAAGTCGTCCAGGATATTCCTTTCGGGCACAAGATCGCACTTATGTATATTCCAGAAGGATCAGAGATTATCAAATATGGTGAGGTCATCGGGAGGGCAACTTCAGGCATAAAAAAAGGAGAACATGTACACGTCCATAATGTCGAAAGCTTGCGGGGTCGGGGTGATCTCTCGAAGGTGGATGCTGCAGAATAG